The Apteryx mantelli isolate bAptMan1 chromosome 38, bAptMan1.hap1, whole genome shotgun sequence genome includes a region encoding these proteins:
- the LOC136995120 gene encoding LOW QUALITY PROTEIN: microfibril-associated glycoprotein 4-like (The sequence of the model RefSeq protein was modified relative to this genomic sequence to represent the inferred CDS: deleted 2 bases in 2 codons), whose product MHEDAGGYASLQEGARGRVRAYEDTRALPGAPCEAARAPRDCQDVYDRGAEADGVYLIYPGGPGLPVPVYCDMSTQGHVWTVFQKRFNGSVSFFRGWNDYRFGFGRADGEYWLGLQHLHLLTLQGRYELRVELEDFENNTAAATYGTFALSPHAISAEEDGYTLHVGGFVDGGAGDSLSYHNGQKFSTFDRDQDLYVQNCAALSSGAWWFKSCHFSNLNGFYLGGAHLSYANGLNWAAWKGFNYSLKKSEMKIRRL is encoded by the exons ATGCACGAGGATGCAGGAGGATACGCGAGCTTGCAAGAGGGTGCACGAGGACGCGTGAGGGCGTACGAGGACACACGAGCAT tgccggGGGCACCGTGCgaggcggcgcgggcgccccGCGACTGCCAGGACGTCTACGACCGGGGCGCCGAGGCCGACGGCGTCTACCTCATCTACCCGggggggcccgggctgcccgtg ccaGTCTACTGCGACATGAGCACCCAGGGCCACGTCTGGACG GTCTTCCAGAAGCGCTTCAACGGCTCCGTCAGCTTCTTCCGCGGCTGGAACGACTATCGCTTCGGCTTCGGGCGGGCCGACGGCGAGTACTGGCTGG gcctgcagcacctgcacctgCTGACGCTGCAAGGGCGCTACGAGCTGCGCGTGGAGCTCGAGGACTTCGAGAACAACACGGCCGCCGCCACCTACGGCACCTTCGCCCTCTCGCCCCACGCCATCAGCGCCGAGGAGGACGGCTACACCCTGCACGTGGGGGGCTTCGTGGACGGCGGCGCCG GCGACTCGCTGAGCTACCACAACGGGCAGAAGTTCTCCACCTTCGACCGCGACCAGGACCTGTACGTGCAGAACTGCGCCGCCCTC TCCTCGGGCGCCTGGTGGTTCAAGAGCTGCCACTTCTCCAACCTCAACGGCTTCTACCTGGGCGGCGCCCACCTCTCCTACGCCAACGGCCTCAACTGGGCCGCCTGGAAGGGCTTCAACTACTCGCTGAAGAAGAGCGAGATGAAGATCCGCCGCCTCTGA